CGAAGAAGCAAAGCAAAAATACGAATTCTTTTGGAAAAGTCATTCTCCTTTCAGTCAGTGGTACCCAGCAAGTTTCGAGGTCAATGGCCAGAAGTACAACTGTGCTGAGCAGTATATGATGTACCAGAAAGCAGGTAGGTGAttagccgagagccgcgatgcggtcctatatacagtcaagtctactcaagacatgaccctgcatcGCGGCCGAGAACACCACCTTCATAAATCCTATTCAGATTCTAGCGGCCGATTACCCCTTGTATTTTCTtgagatttttaaaatatacttcccgtgggtttttgactgaaaagtcGATAtagggtcatgtcttgactgtataggaccgcatcgcggctctcggctagTAGGTGATTTTAATTAATTTTTCTGAAAAGAGGAACTGGTCAAATGGGCACAAGGGCCGAGAAGTGCTAAGTCATAATTACCGATGGAAAAAGCCAAAAGGGCCGTGACAAAACGTCAAATGGACCTTATTCCTAGTCATATGTGccgaacaaaaaaaaaaaaacgtttagaaaggttttacattatttattgaCGCATTGAAACAAGATATATCATCATAACATTTAATAAAATGCAAAGGCTAATGGCATGGTAACAGCCAAGCATGTAGCCAGCGTTTAATGTAATGGCAATTcatatatttaattatttacttaATTAACATAATCATAATTTACACTAGTTCCTTCGTTCATAAGTACATGATTTAGACAGttcatttgttcataattcaCACAAGTTCATTCAATCATAATTTACACATGTTAATTTGTTCATGATGTATCGCACTTGGGGCAGGCAGGGTAGGACATGAAGCATCTTCTTAGATGATTTTGACCTGTTGAATTAAGAATTAATTCAATTCATTAACATCTCTAAATAGTTAGTTCAATTACCAATTCAGTTATTTCTAATTAGGAATCAATCAATTGGATGTACTACTCACCTGAGTTCTTACTTGGACTGAAACAAGTTTGCTTGCCTCTATGATTGGCTATGGTTATGTTTTAATTAGATTTGGATTAAAAACTTCCAGCagcaacaaaaataaacatccCATGTTTTAATTAGATTTGGAATATTAacatacaacaacaacatccCTTTTGACTACAACAGACGAAAAGGAGTAATTAGTCACAAGTGCAGTACCCCACAACTGTAAATACATGTGGGAATTAACATGATAAATAACTGAATTTTGTAACCATAGTAAATTAAAACATTAGTATTAAAATCCCATATCATCGAAGGAAGTGTGTATTGTCCAgttggtgagtaagtgagtttagttttacacaataCCTTATTATAGGTATGATGGTGGCCTCCCaattttgtgaagaaatataGTACGGTTTTCAAGATCTGCTCCAGTAATGCCACTATTTCCAGCCTCTTGTAGCTGTGGAAAGAggaaacaaattacaaaatcCTAAGCTATGAAAGTACCCAAAATCAGCACTCGAGGCTTCTCCATGGAACAAGTTTGGTGTAAAAATATTGCATGATGTTCAAGATCTGCTCCTTAAATAacaaatacaatgagactgcaTTCTAAAAACATATGTCAGAcagtcaatttcatttttgttttgaacatATCTCATTTTCTTCCACTAGAGAGACATGAGCGAATTCAACAGTCAGACAGAGATCTTTAGACTACTTATGATGTAGGCTTTTGTCGTAACTGTTGGATTCCTCAGTGTttgtcatggagagtgagtgagtgagtgagtgagtttagttttatgccacactcaacaatattccagtcatatggcagtggcccgtaaataatcgagtctgcaccagaaaatccagtgaacaaccacatgagcatcgatctgcgcaattgggaaccaatgatatgtgtgaaccaagtcagctagtctgaccacctgatcccgttagtcaccacgtacgaaaagcatagtcgccttttttttTTACCCCAGGACCGTCACGGGTCGTTTGTCATGGTAATATAGGTTGTTTGTCAAGTAATATATGTTCACCTTTATGAACTATGTCATGATCATGACAGATGCATATACCAACTATTCAAAGTGTACATGTTTCTTAATGATGGCTTGATTGTTGGTATCAATGTCTGGACATTTTTGTTCAAGTGCTGTTTGGTGATGAGGAGATTGCTGCAGAAGTTCTCAAGGCAGAGGATCCTAAACAACAGAAGTCTCTTGGTCGGAAAGTGAAGAACTGGGATGATAAAACATGGAACAAAAACTGCCACAGAATCGTAGAGGAGGCGAATGAAGCCAAGGTGCATAATTTAAGTAACTGTTCTTAATTTCAGTGTTGATCTTTATTCATTCCACTCAGTTTTTCTGAAgaatgagagttatctcccttacatgaCAAGCTCTATGACATACATGTCTATACCACAACTCCCCACCCAGACCATCTTATTTGCTCTACAAAGACAAACATGCAGATGAGGCTGGGAATTAGTTCCATGTCTATGTGTATTTCCTCCtggaaatagtgagtgagtttaattttttgCCACAACTGAAATGATCGTGTGGTCATGTTCACACGTCACACTGACTTGACTGataggtcatcggttcccagttgcgcagatcagtgctcatgccattaatcagtggattgtctggtcgaagCTCAGTTGTTTACATACCACTGCATTATTGCtctaatgttgctgagtgtagtgttaaacaataaataacaaacaattaATGATGAAAGAGGCCTTAAAGTATTCCATTAATCACAGTAATCCACATAGATTTCTTCCACTATGTTTCAGTTCGGTCAAAATGAGCATCTGAAGAAGCAGTTATTGGCGACCTACCCCAAGACCCTGGTAGAGGCTAGTCCGGTGGATACTATATGGGGGATAGGGTATGCAGAGGACCACATCAATGCATGGGATGAGAGGAGTTGGAGGGGCACCAACTACCTGGGGTATGCCTTGACAAGGGTTAGGGAAAAACTGATGAAACAAAATGGACTCAAATGAACATTTCATCCAATACCTCTTTCAGCCACATGCTTACTGCCTGAAGTGCAATCAACTCATGATCATAGTTGCCATGGTGACAAGACTGTGTCAGGTGTTGCTGGACTTTGCACTGGATTGGTGTCACCAAAGGGATAAAATTTGCAGCagttatttttcagattttgcaTCCAAATTTTCATTAATGTAAACTTTGAGGTATTTGATTCGTGTTTGTAAACAGGTTGATAAAGATGGATTTGACCTTTTGATGGATTTGAATCATTGGATAGGGATGCACGAgttttaattgtttttgttttaattattttgtcaTGGCCTAACTTTCATCACAGTGGGCTTTTGTGTCAGGCCATGCTTTCATGTTGTTGGAAGGGAAAAATAATATGTTGTCACTCAGGTCAAAGATGTTGTTGAATAAGGACTTATAGACTTGTTTTTAGTTTAGTTGTTATTAATACTTTCTTATCGGTATTATATTCTGTTTTCACTCTAaataaatattgctgagcacaACAAAACTCACTAAACTTATATTACACTTAATCTTTTACCCATTTATTTGAGAGAGATGATATGCCAGACTTTCAGAATCTGTCCACAGGCCCTCCTGTCTTCATGAGGATTATAGATTTAATGATTAATTTGTTTACTTGACCCCCAATTTGAAATGCTTCCCTTTTCAATTTTGTTGATGCTCATCTAAAAAAAACTCCCAGATTTTAAAACTTTAATACTCCCAAAGACACAAGGACCAATGAATCTGTCTGCATCATATAATATTGATATGCAAAAGGGCATGTACCTGTGGCAAGCATTACCATTCAAGAGCATCCTTTTACACAGCTCACATGTCTTTCTCATTCCTTTCACACATTTCCATATCAACAGAACTACAGTATAACAGATACTGGGAATTCCTGTATTTACACACTTGGCTTAAATCCAGATAATCACTGTTctagtgatgaaatattttaatcatattATGCTCTGGGCTTAAATTCgaaaatgcacaatattttgataaaaatggaTACAAAGAAATGAAGATTTAAGCAGGAAACTGCTctataaatacaaaataaaaattgcAAAAATGTTTACTCAAGTGAGtagatgtgaatgtgaatgataAAGTTGACAGTTTAATTCATGCAAAACACTAACTATTATGAGACAATGAACCGAGGACAGTGACTAGTCTCTACACAGGGTATTTAGAGGGTCACTGTCTCAGTATTTGGAATGGGACATCAATCTGAACACCCAAGAATTATTACCAAATTTAAGCCCATGGGCTAAATTTCGTGTGGGCCTAAATACGGGAATTCTGGTAGCAACATTGATCAATACGTATGTAAACATGATGTAAACAGTCCAGAACtgatagttatctcccttacatcaCTGGACCTGTCATATGCATTTTAACTCACAGGTTCATGGGACCAATATTCTACAATAACAAACAAGCAGAAGAG
Above is a genomic segment from Haliotis asinina isolate JCU_RB_2024 chromosome 7, JCU_Hal_asi_v2, whole genome shotgun sequence containing:
- the LOC137291674 gene encoding riboflavin biosynthesis protein VVA0006-like, whose amino-acid sequence is MYNTALRHLFLCTNGYIKSWVCSPFRMSLTMSTTNMNPSNEKQSTSLRADEGTRGATSLEEAKQKYEFFWKSHSPFSQWYPASFEVNGQKYNCAEQYMMYQKAVLFGDEEIAAEVLKAEDPKQQKSLGRKVKNWDDKTWNKNCHRIVEEANEAKFGQNEHLKKQLLATYPKTLVEASPVDTIWGIGYAEDHINAWDERSWRGTNYLGYALTRVREKLMKQNGLK